The Topomyia yanbarensis strain Yona2022 chromosome 3, ASM3024719v1, whole genome shotgun sequence nucleotide sequence tggaacattttgaaattctacaaaattaccaggaaaagtattttttaaaagcaattttcaggggtatatcaaagaaatctccacaaatgtaatttaaaatcgacagatagacacagtctcttcagcgaagttaatacttaacatattctcaacaactttgccaaagaaagttttttttattttcataaatgaccaaacaaaaacttgctgctcagctttagagggattaatcacccaactaatactttttaaatgcaaaaaaatataaataaactttgctgaagacactatagctaaaacatgtttttcgtggttcaaagaatttctttcacctttttgccactttggaaacactgtgcactggtggatcctcctgtgaattgaaaatgtccaaaacaatcgattttcaaccgccaacaacctgcccttcaatataaaaagttcacgaaaagttgaaaaaatttctattttgtacattgaaaatgcccaaaactattgattttcacttaccaataacttcttcaatataataaactttccccaaaagttgaaaaaatccattttgacacatcgtcgaacctcctgtgtattgaaaatgtccaaaactattgattgtcaactgccaataactttcctttcaatataaaattctaccgaaaaattgacaaaaaataccattttgacacatcgtcggacccccctgtgcatagaaaatgtccaaaactattgattttcaactgccaacaacatgtcctccaatagttatttatttcaaaacaattgaaagttaaccgcatcaacttcaactccaataaacgggaaagtaacgcaaaatgtatcgcgataaccaccgatgaattatcgacgatgacgatgaatccgacgataaattatcgttaacggagtttccgatgacgttgacgggtggttaacgttatcgacgatgacgattaattatcgattaacaaccctgttaCAACCAATTAGCAGGAGTGGACTGCTGCGTTACCTTTCGTTTCATACCGTGCGATTGTATGCGAAATGTATAACAGTTAGCACAGTTGATAACACCTTTCCGGGAACCACCATTGGTGTCTTAGCTGCGTAACGCTTACAATGCCCTCTACATCTGATCGTGCGAACAACCGACAAATATGACAGTTATCGAAGACCTGTAAAACTTAAAATGTGGGCTGTTTTCTTCACCCATGCTTTTTAAAACCAGGTTTAACACTCCGTTACACCTCTTTTAAAATTAATTATTGGTGAGAAAATCAACCCGGTTTAAAATTAGCCAAAAAGAATCTGTTGAATGAATCATTGAACATGGTCCAGCATTGGGCTAACGGAAGACCCTCACTGGACAATTTAAAAACATTCTTTCCTTAGAAACAATAGTTCTCTTTCCTTTCATATCAAGATCCCACGTTAAATGGTTGTTTATACGACCTGGAGCCAGCATATTACTATTCAACGGGAATTCAATTGtatttatttaaataataaaattttacacaTGGCGAGAAAAatgctttttgaaaatttttgtttttatagaaCTATAAAGGAATTAAGAACTTCCACtcttcttcaccctcgcttaacatTTAAACCGGCtttaccagtacgtttaaacctggtttaagcgttaagcgagggtgaagaaatcggccctaagtgaACGATACTAAAGTACTACAAGACTATGAACCGTTTGGTGAGCCTGTAGAACTTAatatgtaattgtaattgtcTATTGAGGGCTTTAACCAGATGGTCATTCGCCcgtgtagaatttaaaaaaccAAATTGAAACTGCGTGCCTCTCGTTACTTCTCAAGATGCAATTGGGAAACGAAATTCTCGGAAATACAAATGTTATATTGGATTAAATGGAGATTTTGTTTCGTTGTCACAAGATAAAAATTCTCCAAATTATCACCAtaacattttaatttaaaaacacGTAAAACAATGGTGGTAGAACGTAATAAAACATGGTTGTCAAAGAAATAAGCAAGTGTCATAATGTGCcttaaataattttggcgtCCCGCAGCAATCATATTAGGAAAGCAATGTTCGATGTATTCTGCATCAATTTACATCATAATACGCTTTTCGGATTTATCCAGGGATGGATCTGTCATCTCATATAAGACACTCATCACCTACAATGAGCCCCCTCCCCTTTGCCAACCAATCAAATTCCACCTACCTTTAATGACGATATCCGGCACCTTTCCGGCTCGTCCATTCCCGCCGTGGTGCTGATGCTGGTTCGATCCGCCTAATCCCAGCGATGTCGTCGTTACCGTCGTCGGTAAACCAATCCCATCCAGTGCGGTTAGGGTGGTTTGATTTTGCAACAGCTTCTCCGCCAGCAGCGTATTGGTAGCAAGCTGCTGGAATCGGTTTTGCTGCTGCTGGAGCAACTCTTGTGCTTGCGCTAGGAAATAATGTTCCTGTAGCTGGCTTTCGGCACTGCTGCCGGCCTGCATGAGCATACCGCCTGAGCCATCGCCGAGACCAACATCACCGGCGGCCAGGGCATTGAGTTGCGAGTTGGCCACTGCCACTGCCGCAGCCGACGAGAGCAGCTGGCTGCAGTTTTGCAGGAAGATTTGGCCACTAGTTTCCTCATCGAGGTTTAGGTCGTTGTTGTTCTCCTCCTAAAATGTAATAAttttttctttagaaaaataaatCAACTCAGAcggtaaaaaatataaattacaaCTTTAATCTCAGTTACTGGAAAATCTTGGAAAAACTGCTCTAGCTCGAAGGTATTCTCCGTCAATTGCCGCAGCAGTTCGTCCGAATCATTGCAAAGCGATTCTTCCAGATTATTCAAATCACAGCCGTTTCCGCCGGTGTCCGTTTGCTGGTTCGCACCATTGGCATCCTGAAATAACGTAATGAAAAATCAGTTAAACCGATAAAGGCACAAAAGCATCGATCACAGCACCTGAAGGCACGCCTGCAGATCCACCATTCGTCCATCGTTTTCCGGACACCATAGCAGGTCATCGTCGATGAATGGCATCGCCACGATGGCAGAGCCACCTCGCAAGCTTGCTAACGCCAGCGTAACGTGCTGTTCGATTCGTTGGTTTTAAACACGGCTCTGCTATAATCGTTGTGCGAGTTGGCGGGCTATGATCAaagcaaaactgttcgaaagTGGTAGTCTTGGCTTAACTATAAAATAACTTGTTGAGTTTCAAACTGTGTAACACTTTGCGTTCTTGCAGGGGTAAAATTGTTTCGTTTATAGCACTTCTCATTCATTACATATATAGGTAATCCCGACTCGTAATGTGTTGCAAAATTACACAACATTTGAACACATgaatttgaacaattttagcGCAGATTTTTCTTCTGATAAAGGcacttttttcttcgttttcttttaaaaaattttgacgaatttgCCGAAACGTAAAAATAAACATATGCGGTATGCTTGCTTCCTAACCCATTGGTAATAACGTGTTATCCCTAGGTATCACAGATAATTTGCAAACGGAAGCGAGTTTTCAGTGTTTGAGTTCAGTCACTATTTGAGGCGCACCCCATAACACATTTCACCGgttgattaaaaaaatttcgtcTCTTGGTTCGATGGTTTCCGGTTATCGCTCTAGCCGACAGGATGGTATCGTGTTGTTCGATAACGACTCGCAACCGATTCTCCTGGCCTGATAGGTTTGCGATTCTCATTTTTTGTCCGCGAATAAGTAAATTTAGTAGGTATATATAAATTTATGCGATGGGAGGCACAACTACAGCGGTGGCATTGGTTGAAGTCACACGAGCCCTCGTGGCTTAGAACCCCTGGTGACTATAGTGGGAAGACGATGCAGCGAGTTTGAGTTTTCTGTTGGAGATCAGACTGGGCAGTGTGGTAACGTGAGCGTTTTCGCACGGAGATCTGAAATTAGATAAGGAAACATTAGTTGTGGGTTAAACAGTTCAATACGCAGATTCACTTCAGAACTATACTGTCTATAATCGCTAGTCTGTCCCATGAAGATAGAGAACGTTTGACAAATATGCGACTACTAGTAGTGTATTGTCAGTCTTCTTTTGCTTCATGATGTTATTGAGATCGTATAAGATTATATATGCTAATAACATAGTGTCCTTTAAGTTAATCCATGGATTTTTAATCCTCCTAACCAATAAGTTTTGTAACACAAGTGAAAATTTGAAAGGTTAGATTCGGTTTTGTTAAATTCTTTAATCTCTATTGGAGTGTGAATTTCTATTAAAAACTTTTGGCGTAGAAAACACACTGATTGCTATCTGTATATGAACCTAGACAATCAATTTCGGATGATTCAATTGTAAAAGCGAGGCTCTTTTCAAAAAGAtacaaaatgtcataaaaaaatcactatCCCTGATACGTTCACAAAACGGAAGCATAGAAGATCCTCTTTCATGTGAGATTAAGTTTAAAATATTACCCAGTAGgattccgttattggtaacaaatATTTTCTCTTTCAAACTCCCAAAACTTAGACAATTCAACGCATGGTGGTGTTGATTTCGCTAATGGGGTTGTTATCTcttctatttgaaaagttatgaacaattttatttttttaactctttcaaaaaataaattatataatTGATCCCCAAAGAAACCTAACAAATCGTCGACTTTTCAAATTGAAAtgatagattgaaaattgaGTTGTAATATTTGATTCGAAAGAAACCATTTTTCctgtaaaaatcaattttgtccAAACAAAAGCGATTGacacttcattgcttcggcaaaaatacgCGCCAATAAAACCTCAAAAAGTCTCTATAACAATACATTTGCGAGAAACTAAGACATGAAAAGGTGATATAAGAAAACCgattttcaagagccaccccaccttaaatctttaaaaaaaatcttgaaaaatgaACCATTATAGATAGCTTTGTTTATGCAGCAAAGTTGCTTCAACTTAACCTTCaatcgaaccggtcacaaatcttgatagctcctggtttacctagagttctcgacaaacatatgattacggcttaaaagccaactgtcaaaattctcttcgaaagtaaattctggacaaaccgttactcgccagtcataaatgttggtagtaaacaaaagagaaaaatttcatTAACTGCTTTGAACTGTGTTTGGCCAGTAACGGTTAGTccggaattttctttcaaagagtACTTTTTTGGCTTTCAAGCCGTAATCAGATGTTTGTCGAGAGTTTTTTTAACAGCAACAGTCtctctcaagactacctatatttcgctcgatcagtctttttcaaggctacctatattttttcgacaatcaGTTTCTCAAAACTATCTACTTTTTCTATTCAATCGGTTTTTTAAGCCTTAAACATGTTTCAAGAATAATTTagcctaaaaaaatatttaattcttccaatatgtatgggtcctcccagaaaggtcGTGTGCcagatattaaaaataaacgaaaaagggtaacttctccacccgaaaattcagtTGATTACAGAAACTCATTCGACGTTATATCCGAATGTAAAGCTGACGTAATTTGTAAATTTCCTCACATTGTgcgtaatgccaatgagaagaacaaGCAATCACCTTCGccgataacagtgatgatctccgattCCGAAGTCTTTCGAACTGAGcattcgacgttccttccgaaCGTGGAAGCCCCTTTTCAGATTGATcaaagaggagaatgtcgagttacagcggacgacttgattggccacaaacgactgctcccagtatcttacggagaagttatataaattttattcatatgatttcaagacagatagaccattcaaggctgtcttgaaagggttaccgcaaggtcaaagtttggacgaaatatccaacgaattgaaaaatcaCTTCGCTTTTCTCTTTCACAAGTTATTCtcatgaagagaaaggctagcggcaCTAACACGGCAGTACGATCTGGAATAGTCAAGGAGCTATTAAAAAAAGCACGTTTCAAGTTCGACGTGCGGGTACATTTCAAGAAAACAAGTTTTAACGTGTTAATCcgcttcaaaatagattaacaacttttCTACATATACAAGCATTTTCTATCTctgtcacaccatcctacaaagGTGTGTTATCATATGCTTCAGCGACAGGTCACACGGCCAAAATAACGACTACCGCACCTGCAAGTACGTTTGCACACAACGCTGAATTTCTTGCAAGAATCTATGTTACAGTTGATGATCACAATGTTAAATTTGTATGAAGCTTTTCAAACGGAATGGGTATTTACTAAgaaaattgtaatgaatttaAAGCTTAATAATGACTACAAATAGGGGGACCCTATTAAGACCATGGGGGTAACTCGGACcttctcgatttctcagaaaaacgtaagactttctgactgtcgtacatattcctGGATCCGCTATTCCAAAagattaattttgacagctgaatctaattctttggattttttagaagggagatacaacgtgtttcatttttttgccattctcaaagcAACAATCATTATtatggtaaaaccgtgattaaaacagcaaataaatgtgaaaaaataacaggtaGGTGTTTTGCACAGCtttttatggaacgatttttgttaTATTCAGAAGGCTAACCACTTTTGCGCGAAATGGGCGTATGGGGCTATTCGGAACCCCCTTTCCATCAACCATCGTTCAGCGGCTCGCGGCAACGCACACTATTGCATACGCtgcagcaaagaaaatacactATGCGCCAATCAACAGTTGTGACTAATTAGGTTACGTTTTTGTAAtgcaatttttttgcttcttaaagaGTTTCTCTAATAATTATTTCATTAAACATAATtctatcgaaaaaaaattaaaaaatttgacaGTCTGAATGCACAGTAGGGAGATCCGACTTactcctacattgtaaaaggatggaaaaagtAGAGTTTTGCAAAACGTCGCCTAGCGCCACCAtagagtggtgcaaatgaacttttatggaaccaaaatgtagctgaggtttcaaactaacaattagaacCTTTGACCGATATTTTTTTCACAGGTATCCACCTAAAAGATGATtagcttaggtaggtccgaacagccccgggttcccctaatcatttaattttttaaattggaatgctcatTCATTAAAAACATGCCAagatgaatttttcaactttttgagaaTACATCATGTGCAAATaattgtgaccgaaactttttaaaACCTAATATTAaatgaagagtaactctaattttattattcatcgatttgatagaattgttggattcggtcgaggaatcgcaatagcggctAATTGCAATATCAAACATTGCCTCATACCATCtcttgacatcaaggtgatcgagagtatcgaagttgaaactgatcttggtatcatttgtaTTACTGCAGCATacttgccttttcagtgcactggcaaGCAAATttatttcttgaaaggagacttacaaaagcCTACAAGAAATCGGACGTAGTTCTTCATAATCGGTTtaaatttaacttaaatttaaaaatttatcagtaccaacaacacagatgaaatttaatactcctattattgacgatgatcttcaacttctgattcgcttgaagaatgtttgaagacgtcaatataaacgttctcgtgatcctgctatgaaatgtatctgtcagcatctacaaaaagaaattaagcatagattcacactcttaagcaAGAAaaatagattcacactcttaagcaAGAAAaatcgcgaaagaggttgaacaaatcaagctatattctaaacctttctgtaAACTTTCTAAGGTTGTTATAAAACCAATCCCAGCTTtaaaggaaggtgaccacatacttcttacaaacgaagaaaaagctcgaaaacttgctcagcagtttgagagcgtacataattttaatctcaatgttttgagtcctattgaaaacgaagtcttacaaaaatatgaaaacggtTCAAATccagtattgtctctagacgatattgttgaaacaaactatgatgagatcaaattcatcatgaaaaagttaagaAATAttaaagctccaggttatgatgtaattttcaacattcttcttgaaaaccttcccgaaatcaccatgagatacttggtcaaaatattcaacaaatgttttgaattagcatacttccctgaaagatggaaaaatgccaaggttattcctattttgaagccagataaaaacccgtCAGAAGCAATTaactatcgaccaattagtttactctcttctattagtaaattatttgaaaaaatcatcctaactagaatgatgtcacatatcaatgagaattctatttttcttcctgaacagtttggatttcgtaatGGACATTCagctactcatcaacttgtgagagtaactaacatgattaAGGCAAACATCTCAGAGGCCTATTCCATTCGAGTTGCCCTTCAagacattgaaaaagctttcgacagtggcACAAAGGATGAATTGttaaaatgtgggatttcaatttttcaatttacataataaagataattaaaaattatcttatcaACCGAACCCTACAGgtatcttatcagaattgtaaatctaataagctacccggtAAAGCAGGCATCCCTCAAGCGTCGCCCCAATCCTATAGAATATTTTTACTACTGATCGTCCAAATCCACCAACAGGCtgcaaaaagtcacttttctgttaTGATAATA carries:
- the LOC131694313 gene encoding ecdysone-induced protein 74EF-like isoform X1; translated protein: MPFIDDDLLWCPENDGRMVDLQACLQDANGANQQTDTGGNGCDLNNLEESLCNDSDELLRQLTENTFELEQFFQDFPVTEIKVEENNNDLNLDEETSGQIFLQNCSQLLSSAAAVAVANSQLNALAAGDVGLGDGSGGMLMQAGSSAESQLQEHYFLAQAQELLQQQQNRFQQLATNTLLAEKLLQNQTTLTALDGIGLPTTVTTTSLGLGGSNQHQHHGGNGRAGKVPDIVIKGRWNLIGWQRGGGSL
- the LOC131694313 gene encoding ecdysone-induced protein 74EF-like isoform X2, with product MPFIDDDLLWCPENDGRMVDLQACLQDANGANQQTDTGGNGCDLNNLEESLCNDSDELLRQLTENTFELEQFFQDFPVTEIKEENNNDLNLDEETSGQIFLQNCSQLLSSAAAVAVANSQLNALAAGDVGLGDGSGGMLMQAGSSAESQLQEHYFLAQAQELLQQQQNRFQQLATNTLLAEKLLQNQTTLTALDGIGLPTTVTTTSLGLGGSNQHQHHGGNGRAGKVPDIVIKGRWNLIGWQRGGGSL